In Thiomonas arsenitoxydans, the genomic stretch GTCGACCGCTTTCAGACTGGCCTTGGATTCGATTTCGCGCCGCATCGCCTCAGTCCATGGTTCGGCGCCGAAAATGCCGATACGCAGCGAACAGTCGCGTGCGTCCAAGCCCTGGCGCGCGAACTCCTCAATGATCACCTGCATATAGCTCGGGGTGACCATGATGATGTCGGGCTGGAAGTCGCGAATCAACTGCACCTGCTTCTCGGTTTGACCGCCCGACATGGGCACCACGGTACATCCCAGTCGCTCGGCGCCGTAGTGCGCCCCCATACCCCCGGTGAATAGCCCGTAGCCATAGGCCACATGGACGATATCGCCTGGTTTTCCGCCAGCAGCCCGGATTGAGCGGGCAACCAGGTTCGCCCAGGTATCGATGTCGCGCTGCGTGTAGCCGACGACGGTCGGCTTGCCGGTGGTTCCGGACGAGGCATGGACTCGAACAATGCGCTCGCGCGGAACCGCGAACATGCCAAAGGGATAGTTGTCGCGCAGGTCAGACTTGGCAGTAAAAGGAAACTTTGCCAGGTCCTCAAGACTGTGCAGATCGTCAGGATGCACCCCCTTGGCATCGAAGGCGCGGCGATAATGCGGTACGTTTTCGTAGGCGTGGTGCAACGTCCAGCGCAGGCGGTCGAGCTGCAGCGAGGCGATCTCGTCTCGGCTGGCGGTCTCGATCGGTTCCGGTTTAACGGCTGTGGCGACGGGGCTCAGCATGATGGTCTCCTCATTTGTTGGTGTCGTCGTGGACGTCGACTACCGCCTTGCCACGCAGCCGGTAAGAGCGGCCGCGGAACAGGGCGACGCGTTCTCCGCGCTGATTGCTGACAGCGACGTCGTAAATGCCGGTACGGCCTCTGGCCGACTGTTCA encodes the following:
- the paaK gene encoding phenylacetate--CoA ligase PaaK — its product is MLSPVATAVKPEPIETASRDEIASLQLDRLRWTLHHAYENVPHYRRAFDAKGVHPDDLHSLEDLAKFPFTAKSDLRDNYPFGMFAVPRERIVRVHASSGTTGKPTVVGYTQRDIDTWANLVARSIRAAGGKPGDIVHVAYGYGLFTGGMGAHYGAERLGCTVVPMSGGQTEKQVQLIRDFQPDIIMVTPSYMQVIIEEFARQGLDARDCSLRIGIFGAEPWTEAMRREIESKASLKAVDIYGLSEVMGPGVACECVETQDGPVIWEDHFYPEIIDPITGAPLPDGSEGELVFTTLTKEGLPIIRYRTRDLTRLLPPTARAFRRMGKIVGRSDDMLIVRGVNVFPTQIEEIVIQHDKLSGQYQIHLSRDGHLDKVEVHCELQPTLGHVSDAERQQIADWLTHRIKTLVGISTRVCVLPPDSIERTLVGKARRVIDHRHKGG